A single window of Halodesulfovibrio marinisediminis DSM 17456 DNA harbors:
- a CDS encoding MFS domain-containing histidine kinase encodes MKYDIFFEDTPTASIAQIAAPQFSNVFTPLDKTPIPHSVKRVWLRITIPAEQIERWHMNGFFPFMQFGGLIRRPTTLFYKHATTQQRWQSFPITRCHMPLPDASKNGLAEYFLRIEGKPGIWFYPEITVKNTAMPTVSAAVLLWLLIGLTLGLAGLNFFLAVFTKAESCFWLCVYTLLTAGYYTFGFLPASTGGLEFTTAWTILLPGLALIILPHIGRNLFYHAACPRSIDAQLWGLSLLGVIVAIFPLIPGFSNSLHYLFLWPALAALGAIPGIAAIAQKIAGGKRFTAGCLLTALGSAIALLPAASADTAGILQLMPFAGVAMGLMILTPVALHGSELQPYDHIKTDKSWNHVTPEKLIKKISHDLQSPLVTIASMGEELNNINIPEEGQHALRTLQSATHVLQLQLKDLLDLNRADQHRLALKKQSFDLQSLLKDAYHIMLPHTDAKGLTLSWKISPNLPIQYIGDPSRLIQILLNLLGNAARFSDSGKISVSVSCIHSTEYTAQLLFTVKDQGRGIPLQNQYDVLDRFCQDPEQDSGKYCGAGLGLSVTTELVHLMDGFLCIDSEPNVGTTVSFTVRLEQFDKNKPHAVAPQFHADLFSPILSDETQKKELPQLIIIETRTAPSESIPELLDSDLFDIHEVRSFDEAVTTYEEFTADAVIIATELTEDAITILSELLEIDKKLDCSQVPSIAIANSPVSAELLSESGYTEALPSPASEDELLAALARLGLYTYPLEFVDAFEQNSEFDDNEYSDDIDETDFVTNLEPLSLTGLDIEPEPEPEPEPEPEPEPEPEP; translated from the coding sequence GTGAAATACGATATTTTTTTTGAAGACACACCGACAGCTTCAATAGCTCAAATAGCTGCCCCACAGTTTAGCAACGTATTTACCCCACTGGATAAAACACCGATTCCGCATTCTGTTAAACGAGTGTGGCTACGCATCACCATTCCTGCTGAACAGATTGAACGATGGCACATGAATGGATTCTTTCCTTTCATGCAGTTCGGCGGCTTAATACGACGCCCGACAACTCTTTTCTACAAACATGCAACCACTCAACAACGCTGGCAATCGTTTCCTATTACCCGTTGCCATATGCCACTTCCTGACGCCTCAAAAAATGGACTTGCTGAATATTTCCTGCGCATAGAAGGTAAACCAGGAATATGGTTTTATCCTGAAATAACAGTGAAAAATACGGCAATGCCTACTGTTTCCGCTGCGGTTCTTTTATGGCTTCTTATTGGCCTGACTCTTGGCCTTGCAGGGCTTAATTTCTTTCTTGCCGTTTTTACAAAAGCAGAAAGCTGCTTCTGGCTTTGTGTATATACTTTACTTACAGCGGGATACTATACATTTGGTTTCTTGCCAGCATCAACAGGCGGACTGGAATTTACGACAGCATGGACAATCCTACTTCCCGGTCTTGCGTTAATCATCCTCCCGCATATCGGACGTAATCTTTTTTATCATGCAGCATGTCCTCGTTCCATTGATGCTCAGCTATGGGGATTGTCCTTACTAGGGGTAATTGTTGCTATCTTTCCCCTTATTCCCGGGTTTTCAAACTCACTCCACTATCTTTTCCTGTGGCCTGCTCTTGCGGCATTAGGAGCTATTCCAGGAATTGCCGCAATTGCACAAAAGATTGCTGGTGGAAAACGTTTTACAGCAGGCTGCCTACTTACAGCGCTCGGCAGCGCAATAGCTTTACTGCCTGCAGCCTCTGCTGACACTGCAGGCATACTGCAGCTCATGCCGTTTGCCGGTGTTGCTATGGGGCTGATGATTCTAACTCCCGTTGCTTTACACGGTTCTGAACTTCAACCCTATGATCATATCAAAACAGACAAGTCATGGAACCACGTAACACCTGAAAAGCTTATTAAGAAGATCAGCCACGACTTGCAATCACCGCTGGTTACAATTGCCAGCATGGGCGAAGAGTTAAATAACATAAACATTCCTGAAGAAGGTCAACACGCTCTTCGTACACTGCAATCCGCAACTCATGTATTACAATTACAACTCAAAGACCTTCTCGACCTCAACAGAGCAGATCAACATCGCTTAGCGTTGAAAAAACAAAGCTTTGACCTACAAAGTCTGCTGAAAGATGCGTATCACATAATGCTTCCGCATACCGATGCTAAAGGTCTCACCCTTTCGTGGAAAATTTCACCGAATCTACCGATTCAATATATAGGAGACCCCAGCCGTCTTATCCAAATTTTGCTCAACTTGCTTGGCAACGCGGCTCGGTTCAGTGACTCCGGAAAAATCAGTGTGTCCGTATCATGTATTCACTCTACAGAGTACACAGCGCAACTACTGTTCACAGTAAAAGATCAAGGACGCGGTATTCCACTTCAAAACCAATATGATGTTCTTGATCGATTCTGTCAGGATCCGGAACAAGATTCCGGTAAATATTGCGGAGCTGGGCTCGGACTAAGCGTCACAACAGAACTTGTTCATTTAATGGACGGTTTTCTCTGCATCGACTCCGAGCCTAACGTAGGGACAACTGTGTCTTTCACCGTGCGTCTTGAACAGTTCGATAAGAACAAACCACACGCTGTAGCTCCCCAGTTTCATGCAGATCTATTTTCACCAATCTTAAGCGATGAAACGCAAAAGAAAGAACTTCCGCAATTAATTATTATTGAGACACGCACAGCACCTTCTGAATCCATACCTGAACTCCTTGATTCAGACCTCTTCGATATTCATGAGGTTCGTTCTTTTGATGAAGCCGTTACAACATATGAAGAATTCACTGCTGATGCGGTTATTATCGCTACAGAACTTACAGAAGATGCCATTACTATCTTATCCGAACTGCTTGAAATTGATAAAAAGTTAGATTGTTCTCAGGTTCCTTCCATTGCTATCGCCAATAGTCCAGTAAGTGCAGAACTCCTCAGCGAGTCTGGATATACTGAAGCATTGCCATCACCTGCATCTGAAGACGAACTCCTTGCAGCACTTGCTCGTCTTGGCTTGTACACGTACCCACTAGAATTTGTAGACGCATTTGAACAAAACTCAGAGTTTGATGACAACGAATACTCCGATGATATTGACGAGACAGATTTCGTTACGAACCTTGAGCCGCTTTCACTCACCGGATTGGATATAGAGCCAGAGCCAGAGCCAGAGCCAGAGCCAGAGCCAGAGCCAGAGCCAGAGCCAGAGCCA
- a CDS encoding tetratricopeptide repeat protein: MTKREAARLQEEFKKGMYVKKSTTIMCTVFALCLGVFLGNLLTVIYTAQPPAQQSTAIQQSQPTQPQVSQSQASRIIDLERLTRNEPDNISAWQQLGNAYYDANRPEHAIKAYIKSLELDESFPNIWTDLGTMYRRTGQFQKAIESYDNALKFAPTHPNALFNKGIVYLHDLEQKEKGIAAWEELLKSNPSARTPQGKPLKEFIDAHR, translated from the coding sequence CGCCTTCAAGAAGAGTTTAAAAAAGGTATGTACGTAAAGAAGAGCACGACTATCATGTGCACTGTCTTTGCCCTCTGTCTTGGGGTGTTCCTTGGAAACCTGCTTACAGTCATTTACACGGCTCAGCCTCCTGCACAGCAGAGCACAGCAATACAACAGTCACAGCCAACACAGCCTCAAGTTTCACAGTCACAAGCATCAAGAATCATCGACCTTGAGCGTCTGACCCGCAATGAACCTGATAATATTAGTGCATGGCAACAGCTTGGTAATGCATACTACGATGCAAACCGCCCTGAGCATGCGATTAAAGCATATATAAAAAGCCTTGAACTCGACGAATCCTTCCCTAACATCTGGACAGATCTTGGAACGATGTACCGTCGCACAGGCCAATTCCAAAAAGCTATTGAAAGCTATGATAACGCCCTTAAATTTGCTCCAACCCACCCAAACGCTCTTTTCAATAAAGGCATTGTTTACCTTCATGACCTTGAGCAAAAAGAAAAAGGGATAGCTGCATGGGAAGAACTTCTTAAGTCCAATCCATCAGCGCGAACTCCTCAGGGAAAACCGCTCAAAGAATTCATTGACGCACATAGATAA